Proteins encoded in a region of the Cygnus olor isolate bCygOlo1 chromosome 4, bCygOlo1.pri.v2, whole genome shotgun sequence genome:
- the LBX2 gene encoding transcription factor LBX2: protein MTSAREAAGSPPLPAAGEERRRGALDQLPPPANSNKPLTPFGIEDILSRPSGRRAPPGHGAPPARLPDKAAGPGAPRNGVCAPSSPLCALEELASKTFKGLELNVLQAAEGREPLGAFGHRPASKKRRKSRTAFTNQQIYELEKRFLYQKYLSPADRDQLAQRLALSTAQVITWFQNRRAKLKRDLEEMRADVASLQALPPAALEQLAALPEPPRAPAAAPAAGPEPPPAAELSEEEIDVGD from the exons ATGACCTCGGCGCGGGAGGCGGCCGGTtcccccccgctgcccgccgcggGCGAGGAGCGCCGCCGGGGCGCCCTGGACCAGCTGCCGCCGCCCGCCAACTCCAACAAGCCGCTGACCCCCTTCGGCATCGAGGACATCCTCAGCAGGCCCTCGGGCCGCAGGGCCCCCCCCGGGCACGgcgcgcccccggcccggctcccGGACaaggcggcggggcccggcgcgcCCCGCAACGGCGTGTGCGCCCCGTCCTCGCCGCTCTGCGCGCTGGAGGAGCTCGCCAGCAAAACTttcaaggggctggagctgaACGTGCTGCAGGCGGCGGAAG GTCGGGAGCCGCTGGGCGCCTTCGGGCACCGCCCGGCCTCCAAGAAGCGGCGCAAGTCGCGGACGGCGTTCACCAACCAGCAGATCTACGAGCTGGAGAAGCGCTTCCTCTACCAGAAGTACCTCTCCCCGGCCGACCGCGACCAGCTGGCGCAGCGGCTGGCGCTGAGCACGGCGCAGGTCATCACCTGGTTCCAGAACCGCCGCGCCAAGCTCAAGCGCGACCTGGAGGAGATGCGCGCCGACGTGGCCTCGCTGCAggcgctgccccccgccgccctcgaGCAGCTGGCGGcgctccccgagcccccccgcgcccccgccgccgcccccgccgccggccccgagccgccgcccgccgccgagCTCTCGGAGGAGGAGATCGACGTCGGGGActga
- the PCGF1 gene encoding polycomb group RING finger protein 1, with protein MASPPQGGPMAIAMRLRNQLQAVYKMDPLRNEEEVKVKMKELNEHIVCCLCAGYFIDATTITECLHTFCKSCIVKYLQTSKYCPMCNTKIHETQPLLNLKLDRVMQDIVYKLVPGLQESEEKRIREFYQSRGLDRVTQPSGEDTVGGDPMGLPYSTFDHSRAHYFRYDEHVSLCLEKQSSSKDKSKAVLQHKYVRCSVRAQIRHLRRVLCHRLGLPLQHVQILFGGEVLPDHMTMKQLWLSRWFGKPAPLLLHYSIKDKRR; from the exons ATGGCGTCGCCTCCTCAGGGGGGCCCGATGGCGATCGCCATGCGGCTGCGGAACCAGCTCCAGGCCGTCTACAAGATGGACCCGCTCCGGAACGAG GAGGAGGTGAAGGTGAAGATGAAGGAGCTGAACGAGCACATCGTGTGCTGCCTCTGCGCCGGGTACTTCATCGACGCCACCACCATCACCGAGTGCCTGCACACCT TCTGCAAGAGCTGCATCGTGAAGTACCTGCAGACCAGCAAGTACTGCCCCATGTGCAACACCAAGATCCACGAGACGCAGCCGCTGCTCAACCTGAAGCTGGACCGCGTCATGCAGGACATCGTCTACAAGCTGGTGCCTGGCCTGCAGGAGA GTGAAGAGAAGAGGATCCGGGAGTTCTACCAGTCCCGCGGCCTCGACCGGGTGACGCAGCCCAGCGGCGAgg ACACAGTTGGGGGCGACCCCATGGGGCTCCCCTACAGCACCTTCGACCACTCCCGTGCCCACTACTTCCGCTACGACGAGCACGTCTCGCTCTGCCTCGAGAAGCAGAG ctccagcaaggACAAGAGCAAGGCTGTTCTGCAG CATAAGTACGTGAGGTGCTCCGTGCGGGCGCAGATCCGGCACCTGCGCAGGGTCCTGTGTCACCGCCTGGGGCTGCCGCTGCAGCAT GTGCAGATCCTGTTCGGCGGCGAGGTGCTCCCCGACCACATGACAATGAAGCAGCTCTGGCTCTCGCGCTGGTTCGGCAAG CCCGcgcccctcctgctgcactaCAGCATCAAGGACAAGAGGAGgtag